The following proteins are co-located in the Pleurocapsa minor HA4230-MV1 genome:
- a CDS encoding helix-turn-helix transcriptional regulator — MVSNSEPELILDQDCPVLQVIDIVGDKWTLPVLYVLKQGTKRYSEIQREIPGISKKMLTQTLRRLESDNILKRKIYPVVPPKTEYTLTAFGNQLIKPLEVLADWAWEHQAELKLICDRRGLARPKGLAPNVASREASPLGKPHRRQKSAAKKLQNSNKKPNSG; from the coding sequence ATGGTTTCCAACTCAGAGCCAGAACTTATTTTAGATCAAGATTGCCCTGTACTCCAGGTGATTGACATTGTGGGGGACAAATGGACCTTGCCAGTTTTGTATGTCCTTAAACAAGGTACAAAAAGGTATAGTGAGATACAGCGAGAAATACCAGGAATATCTAAAAAAATGCTGACTCAAACCTTAAGAAGGCTAGAATCAGACAATATCTTAAAACGGAAAATTTATCCTGTCGTCCCTCCCAAGACGGAGTATACTTTAACTGCTTTTGGCAATCAGCTAATTAAACCTTTAGAAGTTTTGGCGGACTGGGCATGGGAGCATCAAGCCGAATTAAAATTAATTTGCGATCGCAGAGGCTTGGCACGTCCTAAAGGATTAGCTCCTAACGTCGCGTCACGCGAAGCTAGTCCTTTAGGGAAGCCTCATCGCCGTCAAAAATCTGCTGCTAAAAAATTACAAAATTCTAACAAAAAGCCGAATTCAGGTTAG
- a CDS encoding LptF/LptG family permease, which translates to MKIGALKLIDRKRVGLSVMNLYIIKELTLPFLFGMGIFTSLGLSIGAVFELIREVTDSGLDWSVAAKIMLLRMPEFAVFAFPMSILLATLMTYSRLSSDSELIALRSIGVNIYRLIMPAIAFSLCVVAITFWVNNFVAPAASYQAESTLKQALGETRPEFETKNILFPEYAEIETENGETQEVLTRLFYAEKFNGQQMTNLTVLDRSRRPVSQIVVARSAQWNILENIWDFYDGTIYLIGSDGGYNNIVRFEHQKLALPKEALDITQTSRKPNEMNIFQAIEYLELIKPGSDEPRIRKWQVRIHEKISVPFACLVFAMIGAVLGVQPQDSGKATSFGICIMLIFGYYLLSFISQSLGISGAIPPWLAAWLPNFIGFGAATGLLAKAMD; encoded by the coding sequence ATGAAAATTGGCGCTTTAAAATTAATCGATCGCAAGAGAGTTGGTTTATCCGTGATGAATCTCTACATCATCAAGGAACTAACCCTACCGTTTTTATTTGGCATGGGTATCTTTACTTCTTTAGGTTTATCTATTGGCGCAGTTTTTGAGTTAATTCGTGAGGTGACGGACTCAGGACTAGATTGGAGCGTAGCTGCCAAAATTATGTTGTTGAGAATGCCAGAGTTTGCCGTATTTGCCTTCCCGATGTCAATCTTGCTGGCAACTCTGATGACCTATAGTCGGCTTTCTAGTGATAGTGAACTCATTGCTTTGCGAAGTATTGGTGTCAACATTTATCGTTTAATCATGCCAGCGATCGCTTTTAGCTTGTGTGTTGTGGCAATAACTTTTTGGGTTAATAATTTTGTCGCTCCCGCAGCTAGCTATCAGGCTGAATCGACTCTCAAACAGGCATTAGGAGAAACCCGTCCCGAATTTGAGACGAAGAATATTCTGTTTCCTGAGTATGCAGAAATTGAGACAGAAAATGGTGAGACACAAGAGGTATTGACCCGCTTATTTTATGCTGAAAAATTTAACGGTCAGCAAATGACCAACCTGACAGTATTAGACCGTTCCCGTAGACCAGTTAGTCAAATTGTCGTAGCGCGATCGGCTCAATGGAATATCTTAGAAAATATTTGGGATTTCTATGACGGTACGATTTATCTAATTGGTTCAGATGGAGGCTACAACAATATCGTTCGTTTCGAGCATCAAAAGTTAGCCTTACCAAAAGAGGCGCTCGATATCACCCAAACAAGCCGAAAACCTAATGAAATGAACATTTTTCAAGCAATCGAATATCTGGAATTAATTAAACCTGGTAGTGATGAACCCAGAATTCGCAAGTGGCAGGTACGGATTCACGAAAAGATTTCAGTGCCGTTTGCCTGTTTAGTGTTTGCCATGATCGGTGCAGTATTGGGGGTTCAACCTCAAGACTCGGGTAAAGCAACTAGTTTTGGTATTTGCATTATGCTGATTTTTGGCTATTATTTACTCTCGTTTATTTCTCAATCTCTGGGTATTTCAGGAGCTATTCCTCCTTGGTTAGCTGCTTGGTTGCCCAATTTCATTGGCTTCGGGGCTGCTACTGGTTTATTAGCCAAAGCGATGGATTAA
- a CDS encoding aminopeptidase P family protein: MVVLSALSDRFLIEALKQRRVKLAQLIKHPVILWSGNFVGRNFPANKLPFRASSHFLYFAGIPLNNAAIRLSAGELELFIDNPPAEATLWHGATPSRDELGAMIGAERVYPLAELTSKTADAATISSQDLATYQQQCQLLNRPIALSDRAANIDLELAQALVKLRSRHDNLALQELRSAAAVSVKAHLAGMRTTKNATTEAEIRGAMEGVIIAHNMTCAYNSIVTVQGEVLHNESYHHQLQPGDLLLADVGAETANGWAADITRTWPVSGKFSATQRDIYQLVLKAHDDCIAKLHPGVEYQDIHLLAAETIAQGLVDLGILLGKPQDLVAMDAHALFFPHGIGHLLGLDVHDLEDLGDVAGYAPGRIRSDRFGLGYLRLNRPLQSGMLVTIEPGFYQVPAILNDANFRAKYQDVVNWERLAQFADVRGIRIEDDILVTESGSEVLTKELPTKIAEVENLVLNN; this comes from the coding sequence ATGGTTGTCTTGAGTGCCTTAAGCGATCGCTTTTTAATCGAAGCTTTAAAACAAAGAAGAGTAAAACTAGCGCAGCTAATTAAACATCCAGTTATTTTGTGGTCTGGTAATTTTGTCGGACGCAATTTTCCCGCAAACAAGCTTCCTTTTCGCGCTAGTAGTCATTTTCTCTATTTTGCAGGAATCCCTTTAAACAACGCAGCTATTCGTTTATCAGCAGGGGAATTAGAATTATTTATCGATAATCCACCAGCAGAAGCCACTCTATGGCATGGTGCAACACCTAGTCGAGATGAACTAGGGGCGATGATTGGCGCAGAGCGAGTATATCCTTTGGCAGAATTGACCAGCAAAACCGCAGATGCAGCTACTATTTCGAGCCAAGATTTGGCTACTTATCAACAACAGTGTCAGTTATTAAACCGCCCTATAGCTTTGTCCGATCGAGCAGCCAATATTGATTTAGAACTTGCTCAAGCGTTGGTAAAATTGCGATCGCGCCACGACAATTTAGCCTTACAAGAATTACGTTCCGCCGCTGCGGTATCAGTTAAGGCTCACCTAGCAGGAATGCGAACAACCAAAAACGCCACCACGGAAGCCGAAATACGCGGAGCAATGGAAGGAGTAATTATCGCTCACAATATGACCTGTGCGTACAACAGTATTGTCACCGTACAGGGAGAAGTATTGCATAACGAGTCTTATCACCATCAGCTACAGCCAGGAGATCTTTTACTGGCAGATGTGGGGGCAGAAACTGCGAATGGTTGGGCAGCAGATATTACGCGCACTTGGCCAGTTTCAGGCAAGTTTTCGGCTACTCAAAGAGATATTTATCAACTAGTTCTCAAGGCTCACGACGATTGTATTGCCAAACTACATCCTGGAGTAGAATATCAAGACATTCATTTACTAGCAGCCGAGACAATTGCCCAAGGTTTAGTCGATTTAGGTATTCTTCTAGGTAAGCCTCAAGATTTAGTCGCCATGGATGCCCACGCCCTCTTTTTTCCTCACGGTATTGGACATTTACTAGGTTTAGATGTGCATGATCTCGAAGACTTAGGAGATGTGGCAGGATACGCACCAGGAAGAATTAGAAGCGATCGCTTTGGCTTAGGTTATCTGAGATTGAACCGTCCTCTCCAGTCAGGAATGCTCGTTACGATTGAGCCAGGTTTTTATCAAGTACCCGCGATTTTAAATGATGCTAATTTTCGGGCTAAGTACCAGGATGTAGTTAATTGGGAGCGCTTGGCGCAGTTTGCTGATGTTAGAGGTATTCGCATTGAAGATGATATTTTAGTCACTGAATCTGGTTCAGAAGTCTTAACTAAAGAGTTACCAACAAAAATAGCAGAGGTTGAAAACTTAGTTTTGAATAATTAA
- a CDS encoding DUF4332 domain-containing protein, with translation MQPQYWSINLLPGLMLNEQKLLKTQGIENTLDLLKQTKTQESKLNLASKLKLHQKHLNKWIALSDLACIPSVGRQYCGLLLHAGIASVLQLAQTPFHRLHSQIIRLQVATIGRKDLTSVSQVKQWVEEAKILSRNRF, from the coding sequence ATGCAACCCCAATATTGGTCGATCAATCTCTTACCAGGATTGATGTTAAACGAACAAAAACTGTTGAAAACTCAGGGAATAGAAAATACTCTAGATTTACTTAAACAGACTAAAACTCAAGAGTCAAAGCTAAATTTAGCTAGTAAACTCAAGTTGCACCAGAAACACCTCAATAAGTGGATTGCTCTGTCAGATTTAGCTTGTATTCCTAGTGTCGGCAGACAATATTGTGGACTATTGCTACATGCAGGTATAGCCTCCGTACTTCAACTCGCTCAAACCCCTTTCCATCGCCTACATTCCCAGATTATTCGCTTACAAGTGGCAACTATAGGTCGAAAAGATTTAACCTCAGTATCACAAGTAAAACAATGGGTCGAAGAGGCAAAGATACTCAGTAGGAATAGGTTTTAA
- a CDS encoding DUF721 domain-containing protein: protein MSLHFNSVEQILTQLESQPGWEQFRAYRQLLQCWERVVSQQVAQSTRPLYLNRQILYVATSSAARAQELSFQRYTLLKRLNQQLTTEIKDLHFSSSQWHQKTYLQETQALFTISDRHKTIIPRDLDAVLKQDHQDKANSLSAQERAKNAAQRWLRTIEQTKDTLACPKCNSRVSQAELSRWNLCHHCVAQKWSEEYCPPVFPQPE, encoded by the coding sequence ATGTCCTTGCACTTCAATTCTGTAGAACAAATCCTGACTCAGCTAGAAAGCCAGCCTGGCTGGGAGCAATTTCGCGCATATCGTCAGTTACTACAATGTTGGGAGCGAGTGGTTAGCCAACAAGTTGCCCAGTCTACTCGCCCTCTTTATCTTAATCGGCAAATACTTTATGTAGCGACTTCCAGTGCAGCCAGGGCGCAGGAGCTTTCTTTTCAAAGATACACTCTGCTGAAAAGACTTAATCAACAGCTGACTACTGAAATTAAAGATCTTCATTTTTCCTCGTCTCAATGGCATCAGAAGACCTATCTGCAAGAGACTCAAGCTTTATTTACCATTAGCGATCGCCATAAAACCATAATCCCTCGCGATCTTGACGCTGTTTTAAAACAAGATCATCAGGACAAAGCAAATAGCCTATCTGCTCAAGAGCGGGCTAAAAATGCTGCTCAACGCTGGCTGAGAACTATTGAACAGACTAAAGATACTTTAGCTTGTCCTAAGTGTAATTCACGGGTATCTCAAGCAGAACTAAGCCGATGGAATTTATGCCATCATTGTGTCGCTCAAAAATGGTCAGAAGAATATTGTCCCCCAGTTTTTCCCCAGCCAGAATAA
- the pgeF gene encoding peptidoglycan editing factor PgeF has product MNQHWHWQTWQNYSYLTCDLLSPWQHGFFTQEFYPRPPEDLTSIWRSPITAYRVKQIHGNIVLTPQEITDTLDRQDDADKLAEADAVISDRPQQSVWAASADCTPVLIGDVVTGQVCAIHAGWRGTAQKIVPQAIARFLAFGSEKSALRIAIGPAISGKMYQVDERVAIEVSQTLMPDNDLEPETILSKLKQLPNAPILDDEVSGKVRLNVPRVNQIQLEQLGINPEQIAIAPYCTFQSQDLFFSYRRTGEKKVQWSGIVSNYRPT; this is encoded by the coding sequence ATGAATCAGCACTGGCATTGGCAAACTTGGCAGAATTATTCCTATCTCACCTGTGATTTACTGTCCCCTTGGCAACACGGCTTTTTTACTCAAGAATTTTATCCTCGCCCCCCCGAAGATCTAACTTCTATTTGGCGATCGCCAATAACTGCCTATCGAGTCAAGCAAATACACGGCAATATAGTTTTAACTCCCCAAGAAATCACAGATACATTAGATCGGCAAGATGATGCTGATAAATTAGCCGAAGCTGATGCCGTAATTAGCGATCGCCCGCAACAATCTGTTTGGGCAGCTAGTGCCGACTGTACTCCCGTCTTAATTGGGGATGTAGTTACAGGACAAGTATGTGCCATTCACGCAGGCTGGCGAGGTACAGCGCAAAAAATTGTCCCCCAAGCGATCGCCAGATTTTTAGCTTTTGGTAGTGAAAAATCCGCTCTGCGAATTGCGATCGGCCCAGCTATTTCAGGGAAAATGTATCAGGTAGATGAAAGAGTGGCAATTGAAGTTAGTCAAACTCTTATGCCCGATAATGACTTAGAACCTGAAACAATTTTGAGTAAACTAAAGCAGTTGCCCAATGCACCAATCTTAGATGATGAGGTATCAGGAAAAGTCCGTTTAAATGTGCCACGAGTCAATCAAATTCAACTCGAACAGCTAGGAATTAATCCAGAACAAATTGCGATCGCTCCTTACTGTACATTTCAGTCACAGGATTTATTTTTCTCCTACCGACGCACAGGTGAAAAGAAAGTCCAATGGTCAGGAATTGTCTCTAATTATAGACCTACGTAA
- a CDS encoding type 1 glutamine amidotransferase, whose amino-acid sequence MKIAIGWLYPTLMSTYGDRGNVICLQRRCQWRNIEVEIIPLKRESAAAEFEQVDIIVGGGAQDRQQEIVMRDLQGAKAEALRAKLDQGTPGVFTCGSPQLLGHYYEPAQGKRIEGLGILDMVSQHPGIEARRCIGNLVFEITATAIASELQATLGEKPIVIGFENHGGRTYLQNVQPLGKVIKGYGNNGEDQTAGAFYQNAIATYAHGPLLPKNYFIADWLIKTALQRKYATEIALSPLDDSLAIAGRKAMFKRLGISVSAVAV is encoded by the coding sequence ATGAAAATTGCAATTGGCTGGTTATACCCGACGTTAATGAGTACCTATGGCGATCGCGGTAACGTTATTTGTTTACAACGGCGCTGTCAATGGCGAAATATTGAAGTCGAAATCATACCTTTAAAGCGGGAAAGCGCAGCAGCAGAATTTGAGCAGGTAGATATTATCGTTGGGGGAGGAGCGCAGGATCGTCAGCAAGAAATTGTGATGAGGGACTTGCAGGGAGCAAAAGCCGAAGCGCTTCGAGCAAAACTAGACCAAGGTACACCAGGAGTATTTACCTGTGGTTCACCTCAACTGTTGGGTCACTATTACGAACCTGCTCAGGGTAAAAGGATTGAAGGCTTAGGCATCTTAGATATGGTGAGTCAGCATCCAGGTATCGAAGCACGACGCTGCATTGGTAACTTAGTGTTTGAAATCACGGCTACGGCGATCGCTTCAGAACTACAAGCCACACTCGGTGAAAAACCTATAGTGATTGGCTTTGAGAATCATGGAGGCAGAACTTATCTCCAGAATGTGCAGCCTTTGGGTAAAGTAATCAAAGGTTATGGCAACAACGGCGAAGACCAAACCGCAGGCGCTTTCTATCAAAATGCGATCGCTACTTATGCTCATGGGCCACTACTACCCAAAAATTACTTTATCGCCGACTGGCTCATTAAAACAGCTTTGCAACGAAAGTACGCAACTGAAATTGCCTTGTCTCCTTTAGACGATTCTTTAGCAATTGCAGGGCGCAAAGCTATGTTTAAACGCCTTGGAATCTCTGTTTCAGCCGTTGCCGTCTAG
- a CDS encoding STAS domain-containing protein, whose protein sequence is MNSVVQIIEPEGILDGTKSAEFQHQVEQSVESGVDTILVDFHNVTFMDSSGLGALVKALKTVNAAEVKFFLCSVNEQVSMLFELTSMDDYFTILSDRQEFTSQLHNSVQTK, encoded by the coding sequence ATGAATTCTGTCGTTCAAATAATTGAACCTGAAGGTATTTTAGACGGCACTAAAAGTGCTGAGTTTCAGCATCAGGTTGAGCAAAGCGTAGAAAGTGGAGTGGATACCATTTTAGTTGATTTCCACAATGTCACCTTTATGGATAGTTCGGGACTAGGCGCTTTAGTCAAAGCTTTAAAAACAGTTAATGCTGCGGAAGTCAAGTTCTTTTTATGCTCAGTTAATGAGCAAGTTAGTATGTTGTTTGAATTAACCAGTATGGACGATTACTTTACGATTTTGAGCGATCGCCAAGAGTTCACCAGTCAGTTACATAATTCAGTTCAAACTAAATAG
- a CDS encoding NAD(P)/FAD-dependent oxidoreductase, translating to MEAYDAIIIGAGHNGLVCAAYLLNAGYSVLLLEKRPVPGGAATTEEAIPEEAPGFKFNLCAIDHEFIFLGPIIEELQLHKYGLEYLTCDPHTFCPHLDGKYFLAHQSLAKTQAAIARYSTRDAEKYGEFIGYWSKLMSAIAPFFNAPPQSILNIAKGYRGKNLADILAIAGSKDKALNFIRTMITSPEDLLNEYFDTEIVKAPLARLAAEIGAPPSQKGITAGLMMLAMRHHPGMARPKGGTGALTQALVKLVTAKGGKILTEQMVKEVIVEDQKAIGVKVFEGKEYRANQAVISNIDVRRLFLQLIAPDVIKPELREKVDRRITNNNETILKIDCALSEVPRFTALETDNHDHLIGTVLIADSVAHVEQAHSLATMGQIPDANPSMYLDIPSVLDPTLAPEGKHTLWIEFFAPYQIAGREGTGLNGTGWTDELKNQTADNVLKKLGEYAPNLQDSIIARRVESPAELGERLGSYKGNYYHLDMTLDQMIFLRPLPEIANYTTPIKNLYLTGAGTHPGGSISGMPGRNCARVFLQRQQPLAKAQQSVNSMWRSLLGISNQ from the coding sequence ATGGAAGCGTATGATGCGATCATAATTGGCGCTGGTCACAATGGGCTAGTTTGTGCAGCCTATCTATTAAATGCTGGCTACAGCGTCTTACTGCTCGAAAAGCGTCCTGTACCAGGAGGGGCTGCTACTACCGAAGAAGCCATCCCCGAAGAAGCACCTGGATTTAAGTTTAATCTGTGTGCGATCGACCATGAGTTTATCTTTTTAGGGCCAATTATTGAAGAGTTGCAGCTGCACAAGTACGGTTTAGAATATCTTACCTGCGACCCTCATACCTTTTGTCCCCACCTAGACGGAAAATATTTCCTGGCACATCAATCATTAGCCAAAACTCAAGCAGCGATCGCTCGCTATAGTACTAGAGATGCGGAAAAGTATGGCGAGTTTATTGGCTACTGGTCAAAATTAATGAGTGCGATCGCGCCTTTTTTTAATGCCCCACCCCAGTCTATTTTAAATATTGCTAAAGGCTATAGAGGCAAAAATTTGGCGGACATTTTGGCGATCGCTGGCTCTAAAGATAAGGCTTTAAACTTTATCCGTACGATGATTACCTCGCCAGAAGACTTGCTGAATGAATATTTTGACACTGAGATCGTTAAAGCTCCCCTCGCCCGTTTGGCAGCCGAAATAGGTGCGCCACCATCGCAAAAAGGTATCACCGCAGGATTAATGATGCTGGCAATGCGTCACCATCCAGGTATGGCTCGACCCAAAGGAGGTACAGGGGCGTTAACTCAAGCCTTAGTCAAGTTAGTCACGGCTAAAGGAGGCAAAATCTTAACCGAGCAAATGGTTAAGGAAGTGATCGTCGAAGATCAGAAGGCGATCGGCGTGAAAGTGTTTGAGGGCAAGGAATATCGAGCTAATCAAGCCGTAATTTCTAATATTGATGTCCGTCGATTGTTCTTACAGTTAATTGCTCCCGATGTGATTAAACCTGAATTAAGAGAAAAAGTCGATCGCCGAATTACTAACAACAATGAAACTATTCTCAAAATCGATTGCGCCCTATCTGAAGTACCCCGCTTTACTGCGCTAGAAACCGATAATCATGACCATTTGATCGGTACGGTATTAATTGCCGACTCTGTAGCCCATGTCGAACAGGCTCACTCCCTAGCCACCATGGGGCAAATTCCCGATGCCAACCCTTCAATGTATCTCGATATCCCCAGTGTCCTCGATCCCACCCTCGCGCCAGAGGGAAAACACACCCTTTGGATCGAATTTTTTGCGCCCTATCAAATAGCAGGTAGAGAAGGAACAGGATTAAACGGCACTGGTTGGACAGATGAATTGAAAAATCAGACTGCCGATAACGTGTTGAAGAAGTTAGGGGAATATGCGCCTAATCTTCAAGACTCAATTATTGCCCGTCGGGTAGAAAGTCCTGCGGAATTGGGCGAAAGACTGGGTTCATATAAAGGCAACTACTATCACTTAGATATGACCTTAGATCAAATGATCTTTTTACGTCCTCTACCAGAAATTGCTAACTACACCACGCCGATTAAAAACCTTTACCTGACAGGGGCAGGAACTCATCCAGGAGGTTCTATCTCAGGGATGCCAGGACGTAACTGCGCCCGCGTCTTTCTCCAGCGACAACAGCCCTTAGCTAAGGCACAACAGTCAGTTAATTCGATGTGGCGATCGCTTTTAGGTATCAGTAATCAGTAA
- a CDS encoding homogentisate phytyltransferase: protein MNWLKSFWQFSRPHTIIGTSLSVLALYFISLATTVTQINPVNLEQMIAVWFACLCGNVYIVGLNQLYDIEIDRVNKPELPLASGEFTVGQGKLIVGVTGCLSLIIAALSGTWLFATVATSLLIGTAYSTPPIRLKQFPFWAAFCILTVRGVIVNIGLFLHYGDKLNGQEVLNPYVWTLTLFILLFTIAIAIFKDVPDLEGDKQYNINTFTLVIGKPAVFNLSRGVITVCYCGMIAAGLFWLTALNVSFFVASHVILLGLLWWRSRDVDLEQKSAIANFYQFIWKLFFAEYLLFPIACFITVVGK from the coding sequence ATGAATTGGCTTAAAAGTTTTTGGCAATTTTCCCGTCCCCATACAATTATCGGCACTAGTTTAAGTGTCTTGGCACTCTATTTTATTTCCCTGGCTACTACAGTCACTCAGATTAACCCTGTAAATTTAGAGCAGATGATTGCTGTTTGGTTTGCCTGTCTGTGTGGCAATGTATATATAGTTGGCTTAAATCAACTTTATGATATTGAGATAGATCGAGTTAATAAGCCAGAATTGCCCTTAGCTTCAGGAGAATTTACAGTTGGACAAGGAAAGCTGATTGTTGGGGTTACGGGATGCCTGTCCTTAATTATTGCTGCCTTATCTGGGACATGGTTATTCGCGACAGTAGCTACTAGTTTGCTGATTGGTACAGCCTATTCAACACCACCGATACGCTTAAAACAGTTTCCCTTTTGGGCAGCTTTTTGTATTCTGACGGTGCGGGGAGTGATTGTTAACATTGGCTTGTTTTTACACTATGGCGACAAACTTAATGGGCAAGAAGTCTTAAATCCGTATGTTTGGACTTTGACCCTATTTATCTTACTCTTCACCATAGCGATCGCTATTTTTAAAGATGTCCCCGATTTAGAGGGAGACAAGCAATATAATATCAATACTTTTACCCTGGTAATTGGTAAACCTGCGGTCTTTAATCTTTCTCGCGGAGTGATTACTGTTTGTTATTGTGGCATGATTGCAGCAGGATTATTTTGGCTGACTGCTCTTAACGTCAGCTTTTTTGTCGCTAGCCACGTAATTTTATTAGGGCTACTTTGGTGGCGGAGTCGAGATGTAGACTTAGAACAGAAAAGTGCGATCGCCAACTTTTATCAGTTTATTTGGAAACTATTTTTTGCCGAATACTTGCTATTTCCCATAGCTTGCTTTATTACTGTCGTTGGTAAATAA
- a CDS encoding MoxR family ATPase codes for MPSNSLLNSLSQQIDNVVIGQGNLVQQLLIALLSGGHVIIEGVPGIGKTLLVKILSKLIAADFRRIQLTPDILPSDILGTNIFDLNSRDFILKKGPVFTEILLADEINRTPPKTQAALLEAMEEQQITLDGQTMLLPPLFWVIATQNSLEFEGTYPLPEAQLDRFLFKLVVDYPAKDAEKQMLVNAQQGFKAKKLDLDKLKAIATVEDILVLREQVQKVQVEENILDYLLDLVERTRQHPDLILGASPRSAVAWLNATKASACLAGRDYVTPDDVKEVAIPLLRHRLILKPEAQLDNLQIAEVIESILKQISVPR; via the coding sequence ATGCCAAGTAATTCGTTGCTCAATAGTCTTAGTCAACAAATAGATAATGTCGTTATTGGTCAAGGGAATCTAGTTCAACAATTGCTGATTGCCTTATTGAGTGGTGGTCACGTCATCATTGAAGGAGTACCAGGTATAGGTAAAACCTTGTTGGTAAAAATATTATCAAAGTTGATTGCAGCGGATTTCCGTCGTATTCAACTAACACCTGATATTTTACCTTCTGATATCTTGGGAACAAATATTTTTGATCTCAATAGCCGCGATTTTATCCTCAAAAAAGGCCCTGTTTTTACAGAAATTCTCTTGGCTGACGAAATCAACCGTACCCCTCCCAAAACCCAAGCAGCTTTACTAGAAGCGATGGAAGAGCAGCAAATTACTCTAGATGGTCAAACGATGTTGTTACCACCATTATTCTGGGTGATTGCAACGCAAAACTCTTTAGAATTTGAGGGTACATATCCTTTACCTGAAGCACAGCTCGATCGCTTTCTGTTTAAGCTAGTGGTGGACTATCCTGCTAAGGATGCCGAGAAACAGATGTTGGTTAATGCTCAACAGGGATTTAAAGCTAAAAAATTGGATCTCGACAAGCTAAAAGCGATCGCCACAGTAGAAGATATTTTGGTTCTCAGAGAACAGGTGCAAAAGGTTCAGGTAGAAGAGAATATTTTAGATTATTTACTCGATCTGGTGGAGCGTACTCGTCAACATCCTGATTTAATTTTGGGTGCATCACCGCGATCTGCCGTGGCTTGGTTAAATGCGACTAAAGCTAGTGCTTGTCTGGCAGGAAGAGATTATGTTACCCCTGATGATGTTAAGGAAGTCGCCATCCCTTTGTTGCGCCATCGCCTAATCTTAAAACCAGAAGCGCAATTGGATAACCTCCAGATCGCTGAGGTGATTGAATCTATACTCAAGCAAATATCTGTACCAAGGTAA